The following proteins are co-located in the Leptospira weilii genome:
- a CDS encoding SRPBCC family protein: MNQNLILKKKISIQAPIAKVWNGLIDPEVIKLYLYGTQTISDWKEGSSILFTGIWNGKEYKDHGTILKLEKEKIFRYNYWSSFSGVPNVPENYSIITFELKSEETFTSLSLTQENFPNQTSYEHSDGGWDHALKILKDLLEK; this comes from the coding sequence ATGAACCAAAATTTAATTCTCAAAAAAAAGATTTCCATTCAGGCTCCGATTGCGAAGGTTTGGAACGGACTTATCGATCCGGAAGTTATTAAACTCTATCTTTACGGTACTCAAACAATTTCCGATTGGAAAGAAGGGAGTTCGATCCTTTTTACGGGTATTTGGAACGGGAAAGAATATAAAGATCACGGGACGATTCTCAAACTAGAAAAGGAAAAAATATTTCGATACAACTATTGGAGCAGTTTTTCAGGTGTTCCTAACGTCCCCGAAAATTATTCTATCATTACTTTCGAATTGAAATCGGAAGAAACTTTTACTTCTCTTTCCTTAACTCAGGAGAATTTTCCTAATCAAACTTCCTACGAACATTCCGACGGCGGTTGGGACCATGCTTTGAAAATATTGAAGGATCTTTTGGAAAAGTGA
- a CDS encoding potassium/proton antiporter, producing MEFEFSTLVLSGLIILSIGLLRISTKFGVPSLLLFLVIGMAAGSDGLGGIEFDNPVLAKQVGSIALAYILFSGGLETEWLKIKPVLWKGIVLGNLGVLITGAVMGLFSVYVLGFSPIIGFLLGAVVSSTDAAAVFNVLRTRNTGMKKGLTSLLELESGSNDPLAVLLTVSILSLLGPRPPQIGELALHIFMQFSIGTVAGAIFGYAIYKGLNRIKLEYEGLYPVLISASVLFVYSATELIQGNPFLAVYIAGLVLGNQSFVHKRSNLRFLDGIAWLMQIIMFLTLGLLVYPSRIPPLFGTGIIFSLFLVFVARPIAVFVSLFRSGYNIREKLLVSWIGLRGAAPIILATFPFAQGLAGSDKIFHLVFFTVLVSLLLQGTSVPQVVRWLGLDAPLEQRASYPFEFENREQSDSNLLEFIVPYGSNSAGKFVYSLNFPENSLITLIYRGDRHIVPTGKTTLEEGDVLLILTPKGSEDKIRDILSQMETTT from the coding sequence ATGGAATTCGAATTCAGCACTCTCGTCTTATCCGGGTTAATCATACTCAGCATCGGACTTTTAAGAATCTCCACCAAGTTCGGGGTCCCTTCGCTATTATTGTTCCTCGTCATCGGAATGGCGGCAGGTTCGGACGGCCTCGGGGGAATCGAGTTCGACAATCCCGTACTAGCAAAGCAAGTGGGCTCCATCGCATTAGCGTACATCCTATTTTCGGGAGGACTGGAAACCGAGTGGTTAAAGATCAAACCGGTTCTTTGGAAAGGAATTGTCCTCGGAAACTTAGGAGTATTGATTACCGGGGCCGTTATGGGATTGTTTTCCGTCTACGTTTTAGGTTTTTCGCCGATTATCGGATTTTTATTGGGAGCAGTCGTATCTTCAACGGATGCGGCGGCCGTTTTTAACGTACTGAGAACCAGAAATACGGGAATGAAAAAAGGATTAACCTCTTTGCTCGAACTCGAATCGGGAAGCAATGATCCGTTAGCCGTTCTTTTAACCGTGAGCATATTGAGCCTTTTGGGACCTCGCCCACCGCAAATCGGAGAATTGGCACTTCATATCTTTATGCAATTCTCCATTGGAACGGTAGCGGGAGCCATATTCGGATATGCGATCTACAAAGGATTAAACCGAATCAAGCTCGAATACGAAGGATTATATCCGGTTTTGATCTCCGCATCGGTTTTGTTTGTATATTCGGCGACGGAATTAATCCAAGGAAACCCGTTTCTCGCGGTTTATATCGCAGGACTCGTGTTGGGAAATCAATCTTTCGTTCACAAGCGAAGTAATCTCCGATTTTTAGACGGAATCGCATGGTTAATGCAAATCATCATGTTCTTAACGTTAGGTTTACTTGTTTATCCGAGTAGGATCCCTCCGCTTTTCGGAACGGGTATAATCTTTTCCCTTTTTCTTGTATTTGTCGCAAGGCCGATCGCGGTGTTTGTCTCTCTTTTCCGATCCGGCTATAATATTAGAGAAAAGTTATTGGTTTCTTGGATTGGGCTCAGAGGGGCGGCCCCGATTATACTCGCGACATTTCCGTTCGCTCAAGGCTTAGCGGGTTCGGACAAGATTTTTCATCTAGTGTTTTTTACGGTGCTCGTCTCTTTGCTCTTACAAGGGACCAGCGTTCCTCAAGTCGTTCGATGGCTCGGATTAGACGCCCCTTTGGAACAAAGAGCTTCCTATCCGTTCGAATTTGAAAATCGGGAACAAAGCGATTCAAATCTTTTGGAGTTTATCGTACCTTACGGATCGAATTCCGCCGGAAAATTCGTATATTCTTTGAATTTTCCCGAGAATTCGCTGATTACGTTGATCTATAGAGGAGACAGACATATTGTACCGACGGGAAAAACCACATTAGAAGAAGGTGATGTTCTTTTGATTTTAACACCGAAGGGAAGCGAGGACAAAATCCGAGACATCTTATCCCAAATGGAAACTACGACTTAA
- a CDS encoding IspD/TarI family cytidylyltransferase has product MKSLFLSEKIYVLILAGGTGTRMGSEIPKQFLEFSNEPVLIHTLKKFQSWKKQKQIVLVSHSESISKTESICGPFLENQDCIVEGGETRHGSMLRGLSALTIQNEDILLIHDAARPFVLLKELDLLCESIRENGISTLASRTSETVLEESNGKTSSFLDREHIWFMKTPQGIRGDILKELLTLPTDTIPTDLCSWALTAGKKSSIVESHPFNLKITRKEDLELAELYSSLFQKIS; this is encoded by the coding sequence ATGAAGTCCTTATTTCTCTCTGAAAAAATTTACGTTCTGATTCTTGCCGGAGGAACCGGCACGAGAATGGGTTCGGAGATTCCAAAACAATTTTTGGAATTTTCCAACGAGCCCGTCCTGATTCACACGCTCAAAAAGTTCCAGAGCTGGAAAAAACAAAAACAAATCGTTTTAGTTTCTCATTCGGAATCCATTTCAAAAACGGAATCTATTTGCGGTCCTTTTTTAGAAAACCAGGATTGTATCGTAGAAGGCGGAGAGACAAGACACGGGTCCATGCTTCGGGGTTTATCCGCACTCACGATTCAAAACGAAGATATCTTATTGATTCACGACGCCGCTCGACCGTTCGTTCTTTTAAAGGAATTGGACTTGTTATGCGAAAGTATCCGTGAGAATGGAATTTCCACTCTTGCTTCTCGCACTTCCGAAACCGTATTAGAAGAATCGAATGGAAAGACCTCGTCCTTCTTGGATCGGGAGCATATTTGGTTTATGAAAACTCCGCAAGGAATCCGAGGGGATATTTTGAAAGAACTACTAACATTACCAACGGACACGATTCCTACCGACCTTTGCTCTTGGGCTTTAACGGCAGGGAAAAAATCTTCCATCGTAGAGTCACATCCCTTTAATCTTAAGATTACCCGTAAGGAAGATTTGGAACTTGCGGAACTCTATTCCTCTTTATTTCAAAAGATATCATAA
- a CDS encoding diaminopimelate decarboxylase, with protein sequence MQPIEKLKFLTEFQVRSIAQQFGTPIFVYSREGIEKSCDAALAFPNGYGLTVRYAMKANPNRTILEIIKRKGIQIDASSEYEVSRAIHYGFKPEEIMLTSQELAKNLKEFVEKGVVFNACSLRQLEAFGNLFPGKEVSVRFNPGLGSGQTKKTDVGGKTSSFGVWHEELDKVKEIASKYKLKIFKIHTHIGSGSDPEVWKAVAQVSLDIAAQFPECRILNLGGGFKVGRMEDEKTTDFQKIGKPVVELFQEFAKKHGTPLHLEIEPGSFLMVNNGSIITTVDDVVSTGDGGYTFVKIDAGMDVNTRPSLYAARHPLVVVPKAETRSDKTANYVYVGHCCESGDLFTQAEGGGPVTRITGEAKLGDYVVMEGAGAYCSSMSAKNYNSFPETAEVLVDLDGSFQLIRKRQNLEQIFQNEVLISL encoded by the coding sequence ATGCAACCAATAGAAAAATTAAAATTTTTAACCGAATTCCAAGTACGCTCGATTGCGCAGCAATTCGGGACTCCGATTTTTGTATATTCTCGGGAAGGGATCGAAAAAAGTTGCGACGCCGCACTTGCGTTTCCGAACGGCTACGGATTAACCGTTCGCTATGCCATGAAAGCCAATCCCAATCGAACGATCCTTGAGATTATAAAACGAAAGGGAATTCAAATTGATGCAAGCTCCGAATACGAAGTGTCGAGAGCGATCCATTACGGATTCAAACCGGAAGAGATCATGCTTACCTCTCAGGAACTTGCGAAGAACTTAAAAGAATTCGTGGAAAAGGGAGTGGTCTTCAACGCTTGTTCTCTGCGTCAATTGGAAGCCTTTGGAAATTTATTTCCGGGAAAAGAAGTCAGCGTTCGCTTTAACCCGGGGTTAGGCTCGGGGCAGACCAAAAAAACGGACGTGGGCGGGAAAACTTCTTCCTTCGGTGTTTGGCACGAGGAGCTGGACAAGGTAAAGGAAATCGCCTCAAAATACAAACTCAAAATTTTTAAGATTCACACTCATATCGGATCCGGAAGCGATCCGGAAGTTTGGAAAGCGGTCGCTCAAGTCTCTCTCGACATCGCGGCGCAATTTCCAGAGTGCAGAATCTTAAATCTAGGCGGCGGCTTTAAGGTCGGTAGAATGGAAGATGAAAAAACCACAGACTTTCAAAAAATCGGCAAACCCGTGGTTGAGCTCTTCCAGGAATTCGCGAAAAAACACGGAACTCCACTTCACTTAGAGATCGAGCCGGGTTCGTTTTTAATGGTGAATAACGGTTCGATCATCACCACAGTGGACGACGTAGTTTCCACGGGAGACGGAGGTTATACGTTCGTAAAGATTGACGCGGGAATGGACGTAAACACAAGACCTTCTCTCTACGCGGCAAGACATCCATTAGTCGTAGTTCCCAAAGCGGAAACACGCTCCGATAAAACCGCGAATTACGTATATGTGGGACATTGCTGCGAGAGCGGAGATTTATTCACGCAAGCCGAAGGCGGCGGGCCGGTCACAAGAATAACAGGAGAAGCTAAATTAGGAGATTATGTTGTAATGGAAGGGGCGGGCGCTTATTGTTCCTCCATGTCCGCAAAAAATTACAATTCTTTTCCCGAGACTGCCGAAGTTCTTGTGGACTTAGACGGAAGTTTTCAACTTATTCGAAAACGCCAAAACCTAGAACAAATTTTTCAGAATGAAGTCCTTATTTCTCTCTGA
- a CDS encoding zinc dependent phospholipase C family protein, with amino-acid sequence MAGKITHLEVLSQVCKHLDHGTADQRKIALLMRAESNRKFANIGAIAPDIFYFYHVLSPQKTKKATIWGDMSHHNFVAELVLSFLDLILQTEIGIHRDRYIAFTLGYICHCVVDIVTHPYIFYISGDFYNKDKKISSLAQYNHMRVENALDSWLLDYRWGMTPKEYDFVHHVDAIFKSEKKTWKMDPMLWHFWLRGLKATFLEEFKKCYIGSEDKIIPGDLLNESFLGYLEFHRVLDSRSRWMRGTLKFLDQITFHKVRSSVLMLPLKEHIDKRIMNEEKKKWNYPADPSIVRNDSFVELINRSAQNGRDALTHAWNYLENKMSRSAFLKEYQGYNLDTGLRFQGVDSMKEFSPLEEV; translated from the coding sequence ATGGCTGGCAAAATCACTCATTTAGAAGTTCTTTCCCAGGTTTGTAAACATCTGGATCACGGAACTGCGGATCAAAGAAAAATCGCACTTCTAATGCGAGCCGAATCCAACCGAAAGTTCGCAAACATCGGAGCCATTGCTCCGGATATATTTTATTTTTATCATGTACTTTCTCCTCAAAAGACGAAAAAGGCCACAATTTGGGGCGACATGAGTCATCATAACTTCGTTGCGGAACTTGTTTTAAGTTTTTTAGATCTCATTCTGCAGACGGAAATAGGGATTCACAGAGATCGTTATATCGCGTTCACTCTCGGTTATATCTGTCACTGTGTTGTGGACATAGTCACTCATCCGTATATTTTTTACATCTCCGGAGACTTTTACAACAAGGACAAAAAGATCAGCAGTCTCGCGCAGTACAATCATATGAGAGTAGAGAACGCTCTGGATTCCTGGCTTCTCGATTATAGATGGGGAATGACTCCGAAGGAATACGACTTTGTCCATCACGTCGACGCGATCTTTAAATCCGAAAAAAAAACCTGGAAGATGGATCCTATGCTCTGGCATTTTTGGCTTCGCGGTCTTAAGGCGACCTTTCTGGAAGAATTCAAAAAATGTTATATAGGCTCGGAAGACAAGATTATTCCCGGAGATTTGTTAAACGAATCCTTTCTCGGTTATCTGGAATTCCACAGGGTTTTGGATTCCAGAAGCAGATGGATGCGGGGCACTTTGAAGTTTTTAGACCAAATTACGTTTCATAAAGTTAGATCCTCGGTTCTGATGCTTCCTCTCAAGGAACATATAGACAAACGAATCATGAACGAGGAAAAAAAGAAGTGGAATTACCCGGCCGACCCTTCCATCGTGCGAAACGACTCTTTCGTGGAACTGATTAACCGCTCGGCGCAAAACGGTAGGGACGCGCTTACGCACGCGTGGAATTATCTGGAGAATAAAATGAGTCGCTCCGCGTTCTTAAAGGAATACCAAGGATATAATTTGGATACGGGACTTCGTTTTCAAGGAGTCGACAGTATGAAGGAATTTTCACCGTTGGAAGAAGTTTAA
- a CDS encoding penicillin-binding protein 1A, producing the protein MKQEPVSYFFRFFVIHFRDRILQRILNSENPLKQLAKLCAGLLFLNGFLFVFSVKDLWKVPGSNQYEKPSVLYGINDKNEYEPIAEFYRFSRVVLNIKELPLEEDGKLNKLIRSFVSTEDNHFYSHWGLDLRGIFRAFMVNLLAGRIKEGASTITQQVARLKFLNTERSFLRKAREAWLALFLEAVFDKDTLMEIYLNEIPLGHGTIGVGAAARFYFRKDVKDLTWGESALLASLTTRPTEFSPLVNPNSSSAKVRVVFKKFVENGVLDIKTAEREYETFSEYYITLNRSPNDSAFGDRLNRFPYFTEYVRKNLARYIPITTLYSGGLKIYSTLNIQHQTQAEKALYAGLKNQTAQSNQRMFTKIDAFDDAYGEIYDLLSMLNDIPEFKFKISKSVRTFNRTWQEDLRDELGVLNLLSGTEFLGEAIDWSYRNQQTEDFLLPVEGALISMRPDTGHITSMVGGSGFRSDNQQIRAFQAYRQPGSAFKPLIYAAAMEYYNQHPDPKKNITAASLFSDSPLQYVLEDGDEWTPSNYTGEYSGFIKLREALELSRNSVAVRVLDHTGISNLVPVLEKILQVENRSIPKNYSISLGTFEVSPYELARSYAVIASGGKQVFPLSVLYVEDDSGNVIKDFREEASKQERKQILSPEICFILTSMMEDVIKKGTGTGATSYGLNRPAAGKTGTTNNFRDAWFAGYSAELVSVVWLGYDTGTLSMGKGMSGGVVAAPIWGRFMSNALSREKSKPFHFGETGIVRKQICSISGKLPGSHCNQTEEEYFTKETVPKEVCDDHRGAGFISEPDPPPSHQTQVKKKQKTNIFQGDDDLIR; encoded by the coding sequence ATGAAACAAGAACCAGTCAGTTATTTTTTCCGTTTTTTCGTCATTCATTTTCGGGATAGGATTCTTCAAAGGATTCTAAATTCCGAAAATCCGTTGAAACAATTGGCTAAACTCTGTGCGGGCCTGTTATTTCTCAACGGATTTCTGTTCGTGTTCTCCGTCAAGGATCTATGGAAAGTTCCCGGATCCAATCAGTATGAAAAACCTTCCGTTCTTTATGGAATCAACGATAAGAATGAGTACGAGCCCATCGCGGAATTTTACCGTTTTTCCCGCGTCGTTTTAAACATCAAAGAACTTCCTCTCGAAGAAGACGGCAAACTCAACAAGCTCATTCGTAGTTTTGTTTCCACCGAGGACAATCATTTTTATTCGCATTGGGGGCTCGATTTGCGCGGAATTTTCCGTGCCTTTATGGTCAATCTTTTAGCGGGTAGAATCAAGGAAGGCGCCTCGACAATTACACAGCAGGTCGCTCGTTTAAAATTCTTGAATACGGAACGCTCTTTCCTTCGAAAAGCCAGAGAGGCTTGGCTTGCGCTTTTTTTGGAAGCGGTTTTTGATAAGGACACGTTGATGGAGATTTATCTCAACGAAATTCCTCTTGGTCACGGAACGATCGGAGTCGGAGCGGCGGCTCGGTTTTATTTTCGTAAGGACGTAAAGGATTTGACTTGGGGGGAATCCGCATTACTCGCGAGTCTGACCACGAGACCCACGGAATTCTCCCCCTTGGTCAATCCTAATTCTTCCAGCGCGAAGGTTCGCGTCGTATTTAAGAAATTCGTGGAAAACGGAGTTCTCGACATCAAAACCGCGGAGAGGGAATACGAGACATTTTCGGAATATTATATTACTCTAAATCGTTCTCCGAACGACTCCGCGTTTGGCGATAGGTTGAATCGTTTCCCCTATTTCACGGAATACGTCCGTAAAAATTTGGCGCGTTACATTCCTATAACTACTTTGTACAGCGGGGGGCTCAAAATTTATTCCACTTTGAACATACAACACCAAACTCAAGCGGAGAAGGCTTTGTATGCCGGACTGAAAAATCAGACCGCTCAATCCAATCAGAGGATGTTCACGAAGATCGACGCGTTCGACGACGCCTACGGCGAAATCTACGATCTACTATCGATGTTAAACGACATCCCTGAGTTTAAGTTTAAGATCTCGAAGTCGGTTCGTACGTTTAATCGCACTTGGCAGGAGGATCTGAGGGATGAGCTTGGCGTTTTGAATCTTTTGAGCGGAACCGAATTTTTGGGCGAAGCAATCGATTGGAGTTATAGAAATCAACAAACCGAGGACTTTTTGCTTCCCGTCGAAGGCGCCTTGATTTCGATGCGCCCTGATACGGGGCATATCACGTCGATGGTGGGGGGTTCCGGTTTCCGATCGGATAATCAACAGATTCGCGCTTTCCAAGCCTATCGCCAACCCGGCTCGGCGTTCAAACCTTTGATATACGCGGCCGCGATGGAATATTATAATCAGCATCCGGATCCAAAGAAGAACATAACTGCGGCGTCTCTTTTTTCCGATTCCCCTCTCCAATACGTATTAGAAGACGGTGATGAATGGACTCCTTCCAATTATACGGGAGAATATTCTGGATTTATAAAACTTCGCGAAGCGCTCGAACTTTCCAGAAATAGTGTCGCGGTTCGGGTTTTGGATCACACTGGGATCAGCAACCTCGTGCCGGTTCTGGAAAAAATTCTTCAGGTTGAAAATAGATCCATTCCCAAAAACTATTCCATCTCTTTGGGAACTTTCGAAGTTTCTCCCTACGAGTTGGCCCGCTCGTATGCAGTCATCGCTTCCGGAGGAAAACAGGTATTTCCGTTGAGCGTTCTTTATGTCGAAGATGATTCCGGAAATGTAATTAAGGATTTCAGAGAGGAAGCGAGTAAACAGGAAAGGAAACAAATTCTTTCTCCTGAAATTTGTTTTATTCTCACGTCGATGATGGAAGACGTAATCAAAAAAGGAACCGGAACAGGCGCCACTTCTTACGGTCTCAATCGTCCGGCCGCAGGAAAGACCGGAACGACGAATAACTTTCGAGATGCTTGGTTTGCGGGTTATTCCGCCGAATTGGTAAGTGTGGTTTGGCTCGGTTATGATACCGGAACTCTTTCGATGGGTAAAGGAATGTCCGGAGGTGTGGTTGCGGCTCCAATCTGGGGACGGTTTATGTCGAATGCCCTTTCTCGGGAAAAATCGAAACCCTTTCACTTTGGGGAAACGGGAATCGTTCGAAAACAAATCTGTTCCATTTCCGGGAAACTTCCCGGTTCTCATTGCAATCAAACCGAAGAGGAATATTTTACCAAAGAAACGGTACCCAAAGAAGTTTGTGACGATCATCGCGGAGCTGGTTTTATATCGGAACCCGATCCGCCTCCTTCTCATCAAACCCAAGTGAAAAAGAAGCAGAAAACTAATATTTTCCAGGGTGACGATGATTTGATTCGATAA
- a CDS encoding bactofilin family protein, translated as MAIGRENNNSVIGPGSIFEGKFYIAGSLRIDGKFEGEIKTDDTLYIGETGKVRTNIAAKEVTVSGTMIGNIKAESEVRLEETGRLLGDIVAPALHLAKGVVAKGNITITGGQKKDVKKIVEESFGGTRTLDNGKDE; from the coding sequence ATGGCCATCGGCAGGGAAAATAATAACAGTGTAATCGGTCCAGGATCTATTTTCGAAGGAAAATTTTATATCGCGGGTTCTCTTCGTATCGACGGTAAATTCGAAGGAGAAATCAAAACGGACGATACTCTTTATATCGGAGAGACTGGAAAGGTAAGAACGAATATCGCGGCCAAAGAGGTGACCGTTTCCGGGACTATGATCGGAAACATCAAGGCTGAAAGCGAAGTTCGTCTGGAAGAAACCGGAAGGCTTCTTGGAGATATTGTCGCTCCTGCGCTTCACCTCGCTAAAGGAGTGGTTGCGAAGGGGAATATAACGATCACAGGCGGACAAAAGAAAGACGTAAAAAAAATCGTAGAAGAGTCTTTCGGCGGAACTCGGACGTTGGACAACGGAAAGGACGAATAA
- a CDS encoding peptidoglycan DD-metalloendopeptidase family protein, with protein MIFKKPRQLTAGKELLRTENFTLIYLGAFHFHYSFYFRGNLYHGNLDFRRKKFRFIPIFASIALFLAFLGFGMNPSSAMMDSAGHEITENDSEDLKAKSGDEKFLEESEKAKLTILMAKELKNPSEKKKQFKVTSYRVKRNETLAEIATRFKVSMESIAGSSNIKIEDTLYPGQILSIPNKQGLLYKMKTGDTVAKVASLYKVNLDEILSENKLEDLDILRPGQKLFLPGAVIPDPAPKWVIPVASRVVTSNFGFRTFPRRKFHEGLDLKAFYEPIAAARNGKVIYAGWMGGYGNVVVIEHTDDFKTLYAHNSKLFVQRGDYVLAGKKIARSGSTGYSFGPHLHFEVIKSGKPVNPSKYLKGLTFRKGGPTH; from the coding sequence ATGATCTTCAAAAAGCCCAGACAACTGACCGCGGGAAAGGAACTCCTTCGGACGGAAAATTTTACTCTGATTTACCTGGGCGCATTTCATTTTCACTATTCGTTTTATTTTAGAGGAAATCTCTATCACGGAAATCTGGATTTTCGGAGAAAAAAGTTCCGGTTCATTCCTATATTCGCATCTATCGCGCTTTTTCTCGCATTCTTGGGATTCGGGATGAATCCGAGTAGTGCGATGATGGATTCTGCGGGACATGAAATCACCGAAAACGATTCCGAGGACTTAAAAGCAAAATCCGGGGATGAAAAGTTTTTGGAGGAATCCGAAAAGGCAAAGCTTACGATTTTGATGGCGAAGGAACTCAAGAATCCTTCCGAAAAGAAGAAACAATTCAAAGTTACGTCATATCGGGTAAAGCGAAATGAGACATTGGCTGAAATTGCTACTCGTTTTAAGGTTTCGATGGAATCTATCGCGGGTTCTTCCAATATCAAAATCGAAGATACACTTTATCCCGGTCAAATATTAAGTATTCCGAATAAACAAGGTCTTCTTTACAAAATGAAAACGGGGGACACTGTCGCCAAAGTTGCCAGCCTTTATAAGGTTAACCTGGATGAAATTTTGTCGGAAAACAAATTGGAGGATCTGGATATTCTTAGACCTGGCCAGAAACTATTCTTACCGGGTGCGGTGATTCCGGATCCAGCTCCGAAGTGGGTGATCCCTGTTGCGTCCAGAGTCGTAACTTCCAATTTCGGATTTAGGACTTTCCCCAGAAGAAAGTTTCACGAGGGGCTCGACTTAAAGGCCTTTTACGAGCCGATTGCCGCCGCGAGAAACGGTAAGGTGATTTACGCCGGTTGGATGGGCGGTTATGGAAACGTAGTCGTCATCGAACATACGGACGATTTTAAAACTCTTTATGCGCATAACTCCAAACTTTTCGTTCAACGTGGGGACTATGTTCTGGCAGGGAAGAAGATTGCAAGATCCGGTTCCACCGGTTATTCGTTCGGGCCTCATTTACATTTCGAAGTCATCAAAAGCGGAAAGCCCGTTAACCCTTCCAAATATTTAAAGGGTCTTACGTTTAGAAAGGGCGGACCTACACATTGA
- a CDS encoding histidine kinase dimerization/phosphoacceptor domain -containing protein, producing the protein MSMLQKPKILVVEDEIIVAVNLGQKLKKLGYELVGITSSGEEAIQKAEENHPDLVLMDINIEGNLDGIETAEVLRNRFHTPVIYLTAYADESTLDRAKKTQPLGYIVKPFESDQLRSSIEVALYKNEIEQRSKQTEEKLKGALDQLGAGIVTTDENGFLLFMNPAAEKLTGCKYKDHLGKPVREILFFENTTGDTIGSVVEEVLKSGLPRESGNLFLISKNGNSQEIQLQSSPILGAEEKLTGTFNILRTKEQHTSTTEKDTYLKEIHHRIKNNLTIISSIFSLRSGQADEESNDLLRESQNRLRAVALLHEILYESKDLSSISFELYVKKLTDALFEIYQVDREKIRLELNIQEAKVKAEIGMNLALIINELITNSLKHGLADLESGLIRVSFTRKNEMLTLEISDSGKGLPEKSIRNRSPSSLGLSLVESLAKQIDGKVGFLNQQGACIQLSFPVSV; encoded by the coding sequence ATGAGTATGCTTCAAAAACCCAAAATATTGGTGGTCGAAGATGAGATCATCGTTGCCGTCAATTTAGGTCAAAAACTGAAAAAATTGGGTTACGAGCTCGTAGGGATTACTTCTTCAGGAGAGGAGGCGATTCAGAAAGCCGAGGAAAATCATCCGGATCTTGTTCTCATGGATATAAACATAGAGGGAAATCTAGATGGAATCGAAACCGCCGAAGTACTTCGGAATCGTTTTCACACTCCCGTGATTTATCTTACCGCATACGCTGACGAAAGTACCTTGGATAGAGCCAAAAAAACTCAGCCTCTTGGATATATCGTAAAGCCTTTTGAATCCGATCAACTCCGTTCTTCGATCGAAGTGGCTCTTTATAAAAACGAAATTGAGCAGAGATCCAAACAAACCGAAGAAAAATTGAAAGGAGCATTGGATCAACTTGGGGCGGGGATCGTAACTACGGATGAAAATGGTTTTCTACTTTTTATGAACCCTGCAGCGGAAAAACTGACCGGTTGTAAATATAAGGATCATCTTGGAAAACCGGTTCGGGAAATTCTTTTTTTTGAAAATACGACCGGAGATACGATCGGGAGCGTAGTGGAAGAAGTTCTCAAATCCGGACTTCCTAGAGAAAGTGGAAATCTATTTTTAATTTCGAAAAACGGAAATAGCCAAGAAATTCAGCTCCAAAGTTCTCCGATTTTAGGAGCGGAAGAAAAGTTAACCGGAACTTTTAATATTCTCAGAACCAAAGAACAACACACGAGTACGACTGAAAAAGATACCTATCTCAAAGAAATTCATCATAGAATTAAGAATAACCTCACGATCATTTCCTCTATTTTTAGTCTTAGATCCGGTCAAGCGGACGAAGAATCCAATGATCTTCTTCGGGAAAGTCAGAATCGTTTGCGTGCAGTCGCGCTTCTTCATGAAATTCTTTATGAAAGTAAGGATCTTTCCTCAATCAGCTTCGAACTCTATGTGAAAAAACTTACGGATGCACTTTTTGAAATTTACCAGGTGGATCGGGAAAAGATTCGGTTGGAGTTAAATATACAAGAGGCAAAAGTGAAAGCCGAGATTGGAATGAATCTCGCTTTGATCATCAACGAACTCATTACAAATTCTTTAAAACACGGACTGGCGGACCTTGAATCCGGTTTGATTCGGGTTAGTTTCACGAGAAAGAACGAAATGCTGACTCTTGAGATTTCGGATAGCGGAAAAGGGCTTCCCGAAAAATCGATTCGAAATAGAAGTCCAAGTTCGCTCGGTTTATCTCTTGTGGAATCCCTTGCAAAACAAATCGATGGGAAAGTCGGTTTTCTCAACCAACAAGGCGCTTGTATTCAACTGAGCTTTCCTGTTTCTGTTTGA
- a CDS encoding LIC12628 family protein has translation MIISWEKMRHPHPKEEWKKLLEKVDVIQEKRGSSHRFSKKHPCIEKKTKEGTIGNSFFVWHYAKQIEKGSSSN, from the coding sequence GTGATCATCAGTTGGGAAAAAATGCGTCATCCGCATCCAAAGGAAGAATGGAAAAAGCTTTTAGAGAAGGTAGATGTTATACAGGAAAAACGAGGGAGTTCCCACAGATTTTCCAAAAAACATCCATGTATTGAGAAGAAAACAAAAGAAGGAACCATTGGAAATTCATTCTTTGTTTGGCACTATGCAAAGCAAATTGAAAAGGGTTCGAGTTCAAACTAG